From Argopecten irradians isolate NY chromosome 12, Ai_NY, whole genome shotgun sequence, one genomic window encodes:
- the LOC138336732 gene encoding potassium voltage-gated channel subfamily A member 1-like, whose translation MHIINQNTITDGRGYLQPPSCHHDKTHFRSSSTDSNWKDLFGSHSRLPAVTSAVSDDEDDVSQHNPQDDFAPEDALPYEHECDVEGCKRITINISGLKFETQLRTLNRLPNTLLGNPSKRNKYWDPKRKEFFFDRHRPSFPAILYYYQSGGRLKRPMEVPSDIFLSELQFYELGKSAVTTYKGEEGFIINNNEVPMLPEKHLQRKVWELFEYPDSSVPARVLAIVSVIVILVSVTTFCVETLPVFHGIECIEVIADNTANSSSVVVKKVPNAQHPLFIIEAVCICWFSIELVCRFLSSPSKRLFLKDIINWIDFASILPFFFSMGLYLITNECGQSKSGVLSVLRVLRVSRILKLSKHSVGLQILGKTMQTSISELVMFALFLGIGIIISSGAMFYAELPEPNTHFKSIPDAFWWAIVSMTTVGYGDMYPCGPFGKLVGSLTVICGILSIALPVPVIVANFNTFYRQAQTRSG comes from the coding sequence ATGCATATTATCAACCAAAACACCATCACAGACGGGAGAGGCTATTTACAACCGCCTTCCTGTCATCACGACAAGACTCATTTCCGGTCGTCTTCCACCGACTCTAATTGGAAGGACCTGTTTGGATCCCACTCGCGTCTTCCTGCAGTGACATCAGCAGTCTctgatgatgaagatgacgtAAGCCAGCATAACCCACAGGACGATTTTGCTCCTGAAGATGCCTTACCTTACGAACACGAGTGCGATGTTGAGGGTTGCAAACGTATTACTATCAACATCAGTGGTCTGAAGTTCGAAACCCAACTCCGCACGCTCAATAGACTTCCAAACACCTTGCTTGGAAACCCTTCCAAACGTAACAAATATTGGGATCCAAAACGAAAAGAATTCTTCTTTGATCGACATCGACCCAGCTTCCCAGCTATTTTGTACTACTATCAGAGTGGTGGGCGGCTGAAACGTCCAATGGAGGTTCCATCGGACATATTTCTCAGCGAACTACAATTCTACGAACTAGGAAAGTCTGCCGTAACGACATACAAAGGAGAGGAAGGATTCATCATCAATAACAACGAAGTGCCTATGTTGCCAGAGAAACACTTACAGAGGAAAGTGTGGGAGTTGTTTGAGTACCCAGACAGTTCTGTACCAGCCAGAGTCTTAGCCATCGTGTCTGTGATTGTGATACTGGTATCTGTAACCACTTTCTGTGTAGAAACATTGCCGGTGTTTCACGGCATCGAGTGTATAGAAGTGATTGCAGACAACACGGCCAACAGTAGTAGTGTAGTCGTGAAGAAAGTTCCAAACGCCCAACATCCGTTGTTCATTATAGAAGCCGTTTGCATATGCTGGTTCTCAATAGAACTCGTCTGTCGTTTTCTTTCTAGTCCTTCAAAGAGACTTTTTCTGAAGGACATCATAAACTGGATAGATTTTGCCTCTATATTGCCATTCTTTTTCTCCATGGGGCTATATTTGATTACAAATGAATGCGGCCAGTCCAAAAGTGGTGTGTTATCAGTGCTCAGAGTGCTGCGTGTGTCTCGTATCCTTAAGCTTAGTAAGCATTCAGTGGGACTACAGATTCTCGGGAAAACAATGCAAACCAGCATCAGTGAACTTGTAATGTTTGCTTTATTTCTTGGCATCGGGATTATTATATCTTCTGGTGCAATGTTCTATGCCGAACTTCCAGAGCCAAACACACACTTCAAGAGTATCCCCGATGCATTCTGGTGGGCGATtgtatccatgacaacagttGGATATGGCGACATGTATCCATGTGGACCGTTCGGTAAGCTAGTCGGAAGCTTGACAGTTATATGTGGGATTTTATCCATAGCACTTCCGGTCCCTGTTATTGTGGCAAATTTCAACACCTTCTATAGACAGGCACAGACAAGGAGCGGTTAA